The following are encoded together in the Tepidiforma bonchosmolovskayae genome:
- a CDS encoding class I SAM-dependent methyltransferase, whose protein sequence is MQPPPVSERDPESLERYLLSFRWPYRNEEVHRILVNGGLPLWRQVLRFVPNPKERGRALELGSPPFHITLLLQRFRNYDLVLTGYAADGRPELRQQLESPEFGETYEFVCTCFNAEADTFPYPDNSFDLVTWCEVIEHLTENPVHTLAEIHRVLKPGGALVISTPNASRADSIANFLAGRNIYDPYHLGAPLKGSRHSREYTLAELTDLLEGCGYTIERAADIDIYPPASRNRRIFRWLMNNVVSRITGGHYRYHLFVRARKTDAPFRWYFPPSLFDLGHLAFYMAPRHPEVTFGINDVPHIAMGWGDLQRDPSGRAYRRSGQVGDIYLLVREPRTAATVTLAGGRGEAQAWHDNGGNLVLLGSTRFDAPPGRWTDVTIPLSADFEPGNPLHIRLDTEAGVDVHRVTTT, encoded by the coding sequence ATGCAGCCGCCCCCGGTCTCCGAACGCGACCCGGAGTCGCTCGAGCGCTACCTCCTCTCCTTCCGCTGGCCCTACCGCAACGAGGAGGTCCACCGCATCCTCGTCAACGGAGGCCTCCCCCTCTGGCGCCAGGTCCTCCGCTTCGTCCCCAACCCGAAGGAGCGCGGCAGGGCCCTCGAGCTCGGCAGCCCCCCCTTCCACATCACCCTCCTCCTCCAGCGCTTCCGCAACTACGACCTCGTCCTCACCGGCTACGCCGCCGACGGCCGCCCGGAGCTCCGCCAGCAGCTCGAAAGCCCCGAATTCGGCGAAACGTACGAATTCGTCTGCACCTGCTTCAACGCCGAGGCCGATACCTTCCCGTATCCCGACAACTCCTTCGACCTCGTCACCTGGTGCGAAGTCATCGAGCACCTCACCGAGAACCCCGTCCATACGCTCGCCGAGATCCACCGTGTCCTCAAACCGGGCGGCGCCCTCGTCATCTCCACCCCGAACGCTTCCCGCGCCGACTCCATCGCCAACTTCCTCGCCGGCCGCAACATCTACGACCCCTACCACCTCGGCGCCCCCCTCAAGGGCTCCCGCCACAGCCGCGAGTACACCCTCGCCGAGCTCACCGACCTCCTCGAAGGGTGCGGCTACACCATCGAGCGCGCTGCCGATATCGACATCTACCCCCCGGCCAGCCGCAACCGCCGCATCTTCCGCTGGCTGATGAACAACGTCGTGAGCCGCATCACCGGCGGCCACTACCGCTACCACCTCTTCGTCCGCGCCCGCAAAACCGACGCTCCCTTCCGCTGGTACTTCCCGCCCTCCCTCTTCGACCTGGGGCACCTCGCCTTCTACATGGCCCCGCGCCACCCCGAGGTCACCTTCGGCATCAACGACGTGCCGCACATCGCTATGGGCTGGGGCGACCTCCAGCGCGACCCCTCCGGCCGCGCATACCGCCGCTCCGGGCAGGTCGGCGATATCTACCTCCTCGTCCGCGAACCCCGCACCGCCGCCACCGTCACCCTGGCCGGCGGCCGCGGCGAGGCCCAGGCCTGGCACGATAACGGCGGCAACCTCGTCCTCCTTGGCTCGACCCGCTTCGATGCCCCGCCCGGCCGCTGGACCGACGTCACCATCCCCCTCTCCGCCGACTTCGAACCCGGCAATCCCCTCCATATCCGGCTCGATACCGAGGCCGGCGTCGACGTCCATCGCGTCACGACGACATAA
- a CDS encoding bifunctional lysylphosphatidylglycerol flippase/synthetase MprF — translation MSQARLPGAWKRRTAAAVVLANGLLGFALVLLHRPIIEIGPLHRAFPVSAVITARFLLVLASLAQVSTVSGLLRGKRQAWVVATVAALAALACFQVKRADVLGLVSAGATAGLLLAWAPAFPARSDPAMARRGVAWLVLGTLGAMAYGLAGLWLLDRHFRGSESWRAMVEDTVRLVLIIPEANAEPVGRHGRWFLDSVRVLMGATIAVGSWHLLSPVRYRLAEERRELERVRTILERWGTTSLAYFHLMPDKSHFMANEGDAFIGYRVERHVAVALGGPIGEPAACEAVAREFIEYCDLNGWGFCFHQSTPEDVALLQRLGLKALKIGEEAVVNLETFSLAGKSFKHIRNVTNRLQREGYTVEELPQPIDARTIAELREVSDGWLAEGHHRERQFTLGWFDEGYLRATRVLAVRAPSGRIEAFVNLLPPFASRVGNFDLMRRRPDAPDGVMDYLFVQMAERFREEGMTGMSLGFAPLANVDESGVKGRVLRWLYEYGGRAFNFRGLRAFKEKWDPAWESRYLIYRSEADLPAIALAVALVGERRSPLRWPWQRGGPDMPEPLEG, via the coding sequence ATGAGCCAAGCACGGCTCCCCGGGGCATGGAAGCGGCGGACGGCAGCCGCGGTCGTCCTGGCGAACGGGCTGCTGGGGTTCGCGCTGGTGCTGCTGCACCGGCCGATTATCGAGATTGGGCCGCTCCACCGGGCGTTCCCGGTCTCTGCGGTCATCACGGCGCGGTTCCTGCTCGTGCTGGCATCGCTGGCGCAGGTGAGCACTGTGAGCGGGCTGCTGCGCGGGAAGCGGCAGGCGTGGGTCGTTGCGACGGTGGCGGCGCTGGCGGCTCTCGCGTGTTTCCAGGTGAAGCGGGCCGATGTGCTGGGCCTGGTCTCGGCAGGCGCAACGGCGGGGCTGCTCCTGGCGTGGGCGCCGGCGTTCCCGGCGCGGAGCGACCCGGCGATGGCGCGGCGCGGAGTTGCCTGGCTGGTACTCGGAACGCTGGGGGCGATGGCGTACGGGTTGGCGGGGCTGTGGCTCCTGGACCGCCATTTCCGCGGCTCGGAATCGTGGCGAGCGATGGTGGAGGACACCGTACGGCTGGTGCTGATCATCCCGGAGGCGAACGCAGAGCCGGTCGGCCGCCACGGACGCTGGTTCCTCGATTCCGTGCGGGTGCTGATGGGCGCGACGATTGCGGTGGGGAGCTGGCATCTGCTGTCGCCGGTGCGGTATCGCCTGGCGGAGGAGCGGCGGGAGCTGGAGCGCGTGCGGACGATTCTCGAGCGGTGGGGAACCACGTCGCTCGCGTATTTCCACCTGATGCCGGACAAGTCGCATTTCATGGCGAACGAGGGCGACGCGTTCATCGGCTACCGGGTCGAGCGGCATGTGGCAGTGGCGCTGGGCGGGCCGATCGGGGAGCCTGCCGCGTGCGAGGCTGTGGCGCGGGAATTTATTGAATACTGCGACCTGAACGGGTGGGGGTTCTGCTTCCACCAGTCGACGCCGGAAGATGTCGCGCTGCTGCAGCGGCTGGGGCTGAAGGCGCTGAAGATCGGCGAGGAGGCAGTTGTTAACCTCGAAACGTTCAGCCTTGCGGGAAAGTCGTTCAAGCACATCCGGAACGTGACGAACCGTCTCCAGCGGGAGGGGTACACGGTCGAGGAGCTGCCGCAGCCAATCGATGCGAGGACGATAGCGGAGCTGCGGGAGGTTTCGGACGGCTGGCTGGCCGAGGGGCATCACCGGGAGCGGCAGTTCACCCTCGGGTGGTTCGACGAAGGGTACCTGCGGGCGACGCGGGTGCTGGCTGTGCGGGCGCCTTCGGGGCGCATCGAGGCATTCGTGAACCTGCTGCCGCCGTTCGCTTCGAGGGTGGGGAACTTCGACCTGATGCGGCGCCGGCCGGATGCGCCCGATGGGGTGATGGACTACCTGTTCGTGCAGATGGCGGAGCGGTTCCGGGAGGAAGGGATGACTGGAATGAGCCTCGGCTTTGCCCCGCTCGCGAACGTCGACGAGAGCGGGGTGAAGGGGCGGGTGCTGCGGTGGCTGTATGAGTACGGGGGCAGGGCGTTCAACTTCCGCGGGCTGCGGGCATTCAAGGAGAAGTGGGACCCGGCCTGGGAGAGCCGGTACCTCATCTACCGGAGCGAGGCCGACCTGCCTGCGATTGCGCTGGCCGTGGCGCTGGTCGGCGAGCGCCGCAGTCCGCTGCGGTGGCCGTGGCAGCGCGGCGGGCCGGACATGCCGGAGCCGCTCGAGGGATGA
- a CDS encoding lysylphosphatidylglycerol synthase transmembrane domain-containing protein — translation MTGTEPHAEEARKGRTAALRAVLWAALAAAVAFFLWANRQDLPDAWRSATSANPAWLAAALGWVVLFLAGQAGMYASARRAVGLPATTAGMVVPALAAGALNIVSKSGGMGGLAVFLAGAKRRGEPAGLATTAYTAVVVVSHATFALTLAVVFVVMWFDGHVTRLEIAAGALFAVYAAGQAAILGAALWSRGMVRRVYRLTGMASHALRRLLGLTRDVYVANDAAADELFDVLAALRRAPGRLAGAFAWGMAVELAGVGLLWAVLRALGEPVSPVVALSGYAMTVLFSTVGILPGGLGFAEASLGAMLRSYGVSVPVTTAAVVLYRVGEAWIPLAAGLAALRLLGRGGAAPAAGLAPEEPGG, via the coding sequence GTGACGGGCACGGAACCGCATGCCGAGGAAGCCCGGAAGGGCCGGACGGCCGCGCTCAGGGCCGTGCTGTGGGCAGCACTGGCCGCCGCTGTGGCGTTCTTCCTGTGGGCGAACCGGCAGGACCTGCCGGACGCCTGGCGGAGCGCGACCTCAGCCAACCCCGCCTGGCTTGCGGCGGCGCTGGGGTGGGTGGTGCTGTTTCTCGCGGGACAGGCCGGCATGTATGCGAGCGCCCGGCGTGCGGTGGGCCTTCCGGCGACGACGGCGGGGATGGTGGTGCCGGCGCTGGCTGCGGGAGCGCTGAACATCGTATCGAAATCGGGCGGCATGGGCGGGCTGGCGGTTTTTCTCGCGGGAGCGAAGCGGCGCGGCGAGCCTGCGGGGCTGGCGACCACGGCCTACACGGCCGTGGTCGTGGTCAGCCATGCAACGTTCGCGCTGACGCTGGCGGTGGTCTTCGTGGTGATGTGGTTCGATGGGCATGTCACGCGGCTGGAAATTGCAGCAGGCGCGCTGTTCGCCGTGTACGCGGCAGGGCAGGCGGCAATCCTGGGGGCGGCGCTCTGGAGCCGTGGGATGGTGCGCCGGGTGTACCGGCTGACGGGGATGGCGAGCCACGCCCTGCGCCGGCTCCTGGGACTCACCCGGGACGTCTACGTGGCGAATGATGCCGCCGCGGACGAGCTGTTCGACGTGCTGGCTGCGCTTCGGCGCGCGCCCGGGAGGCTGGCAGGCGCGTTCGCCTGGGGCATGGCGGTTGAGCTGGCCGGTGTTGGGCTGCTGTGGGCCGTGCTGCGGGCACTGGGCGAGCCGGTGAGCCCGGTCGTCGCGCTTTCGGGGTACGCGATGACGGTGCTGTTTTCGACGGTGGGGATTCTCCCCGGGGGCCTGGGCTTCGCGGAGGCGTCGCTGGGGGCGATGCTCAGAAGCTACGGAGTCAGCGTGCCGGTGACGACCGCGGCGGTGGTGCTGTACCGCGTTGGGGAGGCGTGGATTCCGCTGGCGGCCGGGTTGGCGGCGCTCCGGCTGCTGGGACGGGGCGGGGCAGCCCCTGCGGCAGGACTGGCGCCGGAGGAGCCTGGCGGATGA
- a CDS encoding crotonase/enoyl-CoA hydratase family protein, whose amino-acid sequence MNDYRTILYEVERGRARITLNRPEKLNALSLELQQELHDALWEADNDTRVHAVIIRGAGRAFSAGYDLTPLGNRRPAPEGDHYTAVYRGARTFDDDAWQLERAQRLRMAIFDMHKPVVAQVHGYCLAGGTDIAFLCDIVIAAEDAVIGFPPARAMGSLPNQMWVYHCGPQWAKRLFLTGDTITGAEAARIGLVLKAVPASLLAQEVEGLVDRMAMIDTDLLSANKRIVNLALELMGARTMQRLGAENDARAHLAPSVREFGRIAAEQGLKAALHWRDAKFGDGRARVEGPEIRDEHGRLV is encoded by the coding sequence ATGAACGACTACCGCACCATCCTCTACGAAGTCGAACGCGGCCGCGCCCGCATCACCCTCAACCGCCCCGAAAAGCTGAACGCCCTCAGCCTCGAACTCCAGCAGGAGCTCCACGACGCCCTCTGGGAGGCCGACAACGATACCCGCGTCCACGCCGTCATCATCCGCGGCGCCGGCCGCGCCTTCTCCGCCGGCTACGACCTCACCCCCCTCGGCAACCGCCGGCCCGCGCCCGAGGGCGACCACTACACCGCGGTCTACCGCGGCGCACGCACCTTCGACGACGACGCCTGGCAGCTCGAGCGCGCCCAGCGGCTCCGCATGGCCATCTTCGATATGCACAAGCCTGTCGTCGCCCAGGTCCACGGCTACTGCCTCGCCGGCGGCACCGATATCGCCTTCCTCTGCGACATCGTCATCGCCGCCGAGGACGCCGTCATCGGCTTCCCGCCCGCCCGCGCCATGGGCTCCCTCCCCAACCAGATGTGGGTCTACCACTGCGGCCCCCAGTGGGCGAAGCGCCTCTTCCTCACCGGGGACACCATCACCGGCGCCGAGGCCGCGAGAATCGGCCTCGTCCTCAAGGCCGTCCCCGCCAGCCTCCTCGCCCAGGAGGTCGAAGGCCTCGTCGACCGCATGGCCATGATCGACACCGACCTCCTCTCCGCCAACAAGCGGATCGTCAACCTCGCCCTCGAACTGATGGGCGCCCGCACCATGCAGCGCCTCGGCGCCGAGAACGACGCCCGCGCCCACCTCGCTCCCTCCGTCCGCGAATTCGGCCGCATCGCCGCCGAGCAGGGCCTCAAGGCTGCCCTCCACTGGCGCGACGCGAAGTTCGGCGACGGCCGCGCCCGCGTCGAAGGCCCCGAAATCCGCGACGAGCACGGCCGCCTGGTCTGA
- a CDS encoding HNH endonuclease: MGVDGIAVLVLNQNYEPLNVCSVRRAIVLVLRGKAEVIETARAVLHTARTTLALPSVIRLVHMVRRPRPKVRLTRREIFQRDGWQCVYCGRQTRDLTLDHVIPRHRGGPHTWENLVAACRTCNHRKAGRTPQEARMTLLREPAAPRVSIYHAFYPYLESEEAWRKFIPGWDDAVLAAAG; this comes from the coding sequence GTGGGGGTAGATGGCATAGCCGTCCTGGTGCTGAACCAGAACTACGAGCCGCTCAACGTGTGCTCCGTCCGGCGTGCCATCGTCCTCGTCCTCCGCGGGAAAGCCGAAGTCATCGAAACCGCCCGCGCCGTCCTCCACACCGCCCGCACCACGCTCGCCCTTCCCTCCGTCATCCGCCTCGTCCACATGGTCCGCCGCCCGCGGCCGAAAGTCCGCCTCACCCGGCGCGAAATCTTCCAGCGCGACGGCTGGCAGTGCGTCTACTGCGGCCGCCAGACCCGCGACCTCACCCTCGACCACGTCATCCCCCGCCACCGCGGCGGCCCGCACACCTGGGAGAACCTCGTCGCCGCCTGCCGCACCTGCAACCACCGCAAGGCGGGCCGCACCCCCCAGGAAGCCCGCATGACCCTCCTCCGCGAGCCCGCCGCCCCCCGCGTCAGCATCTACCACGCTTTCTACCCCTACCTCGAAAGCGAAGAAGCCTGGCGCAAGTTCATCCCCGGCTGGGACGACGCCGTCCTCGCCGCCGCCGGCTGA
- a CDS encoding acetyl-CoA hydrolase/transferase family protein, giving the protein MKPTAPNWRELVADKLVSPEEAVAVVKDGDWVWTGGWTSVPPQLCAALAARAGQVKDVTIVNFLSPFNWDRPEVLAHWKVITGYCSPFDRKAAREGRIEYVPVSRFREGKMPPGLDRLDVALIPISPPDEDGWCSFGSGVFFGPTVSSIATTLIGEIHENFIRTGGGNRIHIDRFARVCEYTLPPAAAPIPPRTEETEIAANVICTLVANEIVYDGATLQFGIGDVSAALPVFLEEKHDLGVHTELLPGGIPDLVEKGVITGKYKPHHVGKVVASALGQVPPEDLARIDGNDTYELYDFTHTDDIRLLLQIENFIAVNNAMAVDLTGNVSSETQGNLVYSGTGGQAVFAIGASTAANGSVIVLPSSSLIGDTRHTRIVGGHPPGTVVTVHRGFVDYVVTEQGIAKLTGKSIRERINEMISVAHPDFRGELKKEAQRLYGITV; this is encoded by the coding sequence GTGAAGCCAACGGCACCCAACTGGCGCGAACTCGTCGCCGATAAACTCGTCTCCCCCGAAGAAGCCGTCGCCGTCGTCAAAGATGGCGACTGGGTCTGGACTGGCGGCTGGACGTCCGTCCCGCCCCAGCTCTGCGCTGCCCTCGCCGCCCGCGCCGGCCAGGTCAAAGACGTCACCATCGTCAACTTCCTCTCCCCCTTCAACTGGGACAGGCCGGAAGTCCTCGCCCACTGGAAGGTCATCACCGGCTATTGCAGCCCCTTCGACCGCAAGGCCGCCCGCGAAGGGCGCATCGAATACGTCCCGGTCTCCCGCTTCCGCGAGGGCAAAATGCCGCCCGGCCTCGACCGGCTCGACGTCGCCCTCATCCCGATCTCCCCGCCCGACGAGGACGGCTGGTGCTCCTTCGGCTCCGGGGTCTTCTTCGGCCCCACCGTCTCCAGCATCGCCACCACCCTCATCGGCGAAATCCACGAGAACTTCATCCGCACCGGCGGCGGCAACCGCATCCACATCGACCGCTTCGCCCGCGTCTGCGAATACACCCTCCCCCCGGCTGCGGCACCCATCCCGCCGCGCACCGAAGAGACCGAAATCGCCGCCAACGTCATCTGCACCCTCGTCGCCAACGAAATCGTCTACGACGGCGCCACCCTCCAGTTCGGCATCGGCGATGTCTCGGCCGCCCTGCCCGTCTTCCTCGAAGAGAAGCACGACCTCGGCGTCCATACCGAACTCCTCCCCGGCGGCATCCCCGACCTCGTCGAAAAGGGCGTCATCACCGGCAAGTACAAGCCCCACCACGTCGGCAAGGTCGTCGCCAGCGCCCTCGGCCAGGTCCCGCCAGAGGACCTCGCCCGCATCGACGGCAACGACACCTACGAGCTCTACGACTTCACCCATACCGACGACATCCGCCTCCTCCTCCAGATCGAAAACTTCATCGCGGTCAACAATGCCATGGCCGTCGACCTGACCGGGAACGTCTCCTCCGAGACCCAGGGCAACCTCGTCTACTCCGGCACCGGCGGCCAGGCCGTCTTCGCCATCGGCGCCTCCACCGCCGCCAACGGCTCCGTCATCGTCCTCCCCTCCAGCTCGCTCATCGGCGATACCCGCCACACCCGCATCGTCGGCGGCCACCCGCCCGGAACGGTCGTCACCGTCCACCGCGGCTTCGTCGACTACGTCGTCACCGAGCAGGGCATCGCGAAGCTTACGGGCAAGTCCATCCGCGAACGCATCAACGAAATGATCTCCGTCGCCCACCCCGACTTCCGCGGCGAACTGAAGAAGGAGGCCCAGCGCCTCTACGGCATCACCGTCTAG